Proteins found in one Candidatus Zixiibacteriota bacterium genomic segment:
- the ftsZ gene encoding cell division protein FtsZ → MTFEFAMDEQSSAKLKVVGVGGAGGNAINRMISAGLTGVEFMAINTDAQDLEKSKASCRIQVGDKVTRGLGAGADPQMGRRAIEEDRDLVAAAVAGADMVFVTAGMGGGTGTGAAPVVAELARQHGALTVAIVTKPFDFEGKRRLERAEQGIAELKEKVDTLICIPNQRLLTVVEKTTRLTDAFYVCDETLHQATKGIADLITIPGLINCDFADVRTVMKGMGDALMGTGCAAGDDKASIAARAAIQSPLLEDVSIAGARAVLVNITGGPDLTLFDVNEASSVITDTAGSEANIIFGAVVDPNFGDQISVTVIATGFGRSDMIIAPAMRGQRGLSRGRRGEDSLELFGVERGVSNRIAGLTVGAADVLEQPGDGDADEENLDVPAFVRRHMERNEVGQHSDNR, encoded by the coding sequence ATGACGTTTGAATTCGCGATGGACGAGCAGTCGTCGGCCAAACTCAAGGTCGTGGGGGTCGGCGGCGCGGGCGGCAATGCCATCAATCGGATGATCTCGGCCGGACTCACCGGCGTCGAGTTCATGGCCATCAACACCGATGCGCAGGATCTGGAAAAATCCAAAGCCAGTTGCCGCATTCAGGTCGGCGACAAAGTCACCAGGGGCCTGGGCGCCGGCGCCGATCCGCAGATGGGACGCCGCGCCATTGAAGAAGATCGTGACCTCGTCGCCGCCGCCGTGGCCGGCGCCGACATGGTCTTCGTCACCGCCGGCATGGGCGGCGGCACCGGCACCGGCGCCGCGCCGGTCGTCGCGGAACTCGCCCGCCAGCACGGTGCCCTGACCGTCGCCATCGTCACCAAACCGTTCGATTTCGAAGGCAAACGCCGCCTCGAACGCGCCGAGCAGGGCATCGCCGAATTGAAAGAGAAAGTGGACACGTTGATCTGCATTCCCAACCAGCGGCTGCTCACCGTCGTGGAGAAAACCACGCGCCTGACGGACGCCTTCTATGTTTGCGATGAAACCCTCCACCAGGCCACCAAGGGAATCGCCGATCTGATCACGATCCCCGGCCTGATCAATTGCGACTTCGCCGACGTGCGCACGGTCATGAAGGGCATGGGCGACGCGCTCATGGGCACGGGTTGCGCCGCAGGCGACGACAAAGCTTCGATCGCCGCCCGCGCGGCCATCCAGTCGCCGTTGCTGGAGGATGTGTCGATTGCCGGCGCCCGCGCGGTCCTGGTCAATATCACCGGCGGACCGGACCTGACGCTCTTTGACGTCAACGAGGCATCATCGGTCATCACCGATACCGCCGGAAGCGAGGCGAATATCATCTTCGGCGCGGTCGTCGATCCCAACTTCGGCGATCAGATCTCCGTGACCGTGATCGCCACCGGCTTCGGCCGCAGCGACATGATCATCGCTCCGGCGATGCGCGGCCAGCGTGGACTGTCGCGCGGACGGCGCGGTGAGGATTCGCTCGAACTCTTCGGCGTCGAGCGCGGCGTCAGCAATCGCATCGCCGGGCTGACCGTGGGCGCAGCCGACGTCCTTGAACAGCCGGGCGACGGCGACGCCGACGAGGAAAACCTCGATGTGCCGGCTTTCGTCCGCCGACACATGGAACGCAACGAAGTCGGGCAGCACTCCGACAACCGCTGA
- the murB gene encoding UDP-N-acetylmuramate dehydrogenase, translating into MTQRADTGGGWPAWSAPLRESLRYNQPLAPFTTLKIGGPAEWYYPARTIAEFVMALNTARDAQVPTTLLGDGSNVLISDDGIRGLVIHNRCFAIARDGDAIYSEAGALLAALVERSRTEALTGLEFAAGIYGSVGGAVFGNAGAYGKSMQDVLVSVEVLTREGARRTVPTGQMGFAYRSSACAANGWTVLSCRVALRPGDGNAITSEVNRIISIRATKLPADLPSAGSYFKNIEESTAEYGKIPAGKLLEQVDAKSLRVGNAGVYERHANVIVNLGGATASDILALAAEMKRRVKERFGIELQSEVRFLGEPPTT; encoded by the coding sequence GTGACCCAACGCGCCGACACGGGCGGCGGCTGGCCCGCATGGAGTGCGCCGCTGCGGGAATCTCTGCGATACAATCAGCCGCTGGCGCCGTTTACCACGCTGAAGATCGGCGGACCGGCCGAATGGTACTATCCTGCGCGCACGATCGCCGAGTTTGTGATGGCGCTGAATACGGCCCGCGACGCACAAGTGCCGACGACGCTTCTGGGAGATGGTTCCAATGTCCTGATTTCCGACGATGGCATCCGTGGGCTTGTCATTCACAATCGCTGTTTCGCGATCGCGCGTGATGGAGACGCCATCTATTCGGAAGCGGGGGCCCTGCTGGCCGCGCTGGTTGAGCGATCCCGCACCGAAGCGTTGACCGGACTGGAATTCGCCGCCGGAATCTATGGCTCGGTCGGCGGCGCGGTATTCGGCAACGCCGGCGCCTACGGTAAATCGATGCAGGATGTTCTCGTGTCGGTCGAAGTGCTCACGCGCGAGGGGGCACGCCGGACCGTCCCGACCGGCCAAATGGGATTCGCCTACCGTAGCTCTGCCTGCGCCGCCAATGGGTGGACCGTGCTGTCGTGCCGCGTCGCTCTGCGGCCGGGCGATGGCAACGCGATTACCTCGGAAGTCAATCGCATCATCTCGATTCGCGCGACGAAGCTCCCGGCCGATCTGCCATCGGCGGGCTCATACTTCAAAAACATAGAAGAATCGACCGCCGAATACGGGAAAATCCCCGCCGGGAAACTGCTGGAACAGGTCGACGCCAAATCCCTGCGGGTCGGAAATGCAGGAGTCTACGAGCGACACGCCAACGTCATCGTCAATCTCGGCGGCGCGACGGCCTCTGACATCCTGGCGCTGGCCGCCGAGATGAAACGCCGCGTCAAGGAGCGATTCGGAATCGAATTGCAAAGTGAGGTGCGCTTTCTGGGTGAGCCCCCAACCACCTGA
- the recG gene encoding ATP-dependent DNA helicase RecG, giving the protein MNSTSAKISGPQTALWERPVRFLKGIGPQRAEALAALGIHTVADLLLNLPRRYLDRSLIAPIAKVVEGQTVTVVGEIISAGFLYGRKKRFEAVLDDGTGRIPLVWFSGHRYLKDTFKKGVRLTASGTVVVYREPQLVHPECEFLGDEDADDLTHTGRVVPIYPSGDAWRRAGLASRALRRVLKPIIDDEVPSLPDHFDPVLLEALGFPTLNEAITQVHFPESLVLASRARKRLAFDELFFFEWSMAQHRLRIDEQRDGRPCRSEGTLAARIVESLPWPLTAAQERVGSEILRDMRDTRAMRRLLQGDVGAGKTIVAALAMAHWIEDGAQAALLVPTEILAEQHHHTLARLFGPLGIVPVLLTGSLGATARRDAHEAIASGTARLIVGTHALLTASVAFSDLGMIVIDEQHRFGVAQRQTLVSKGHRPDLLVMTATPIPRTLAMTYYGDLDVSILNELPPRKGTTQTVWRSEEAREKIYEFIAQTTADQNVVYIVYPLVEESEKLDLKAAVAGFEHLRERFADRRVGLIHGRTPVVERSETMRRFYRGAIDILVATTVIEVGVDAPDARLMVIENADRFGLSQLHQLRGRIGRGPGRSICVLMLGRDPTPIAKERLEVMCATADGFQIAEADLRLRGPGEILGTRQHGLPAFRIADLEGDAELVDPARRLAFEIVSGRRPVAPPVRARLESEWRRRTQNQSGFVEAG; this is encoded by the coding sequence ATGAACTCCACCAGCGCGAAAATCTCAGGTCCGCAAACGGCCTTGTGGGAACGGCCGGTCCGATTTCTCAAAGGGATCGGTCCGCAGCGTGCCGAGGCACTGGCGGCGCTCGGCATTCACACCGTTGCCGATTTGCTCTTAAACCTCCCCCGTCGCTATCTGGACCGCTCCCTGATCGCCCCGATCGCCAAAGTGGTGGAAGGACAGACGGTCACGGTCGTCGGTGAGATCATCTCGGCGGGCTTCCTGTACGGCCGCAAGAAGCGGTTCGAAGCGGTCCTCGACGACGGCACCGGCCGCATCCCGTTGGTGTGGTTCTCCGGACATCGCTACCTGAAAGACACGTTCAAAAAGGGAGTGCGGCTGACGGCGTCGGGGACGGTCGTCGTCTACCGTGAGCCGCAACTGGTGCACCCCGAGTGCGAATTCTTAGGCGACGAGGACGCCGACGATTTGACGCACACGGGCCGTGTCGTCCCGATTTACCCCTCGGGGGATGCCTGGCGTCGGGCCGGGCTGGCCTCCCGCGCGCTCCGTCGTGTGCTGAAGCCGATCATTGACGACGAAGTGCCGTCACTGCCCGACCACTTCGATCCCGTGTTACTGGAGGCCCTGGGTTTTCCCACGCTCAACGAGGCGATCACGCAGGTTCACTTTCCCGAGTCGCTCGTGCTGGCCTCACGCGCGCGCAAACGGCTCGCCTTCGACGAGTTGTTCTTTTTTGAGTGGTCGATGGCGCAACACCGATTACGGATCGATGAACAACGCGACGGGCGCCCGTGCCGCTCCGAAGGCACGCTGGCCGCTCGGATCGTCGAATCACTCCCCTGGCCCTTGACCGCGGCGCAGGAGCGGGTCGGCTCTGAGATCCTTCGGGATATGCGCGACACGCGCGCCATGCGGCGACTTCTGCAGGGTGACGTCGGAGCCGGCAAGACCATCGTTGCCGCACTGGCCATGGCTCACTGGATCGAAGACGGCGCACAGGCCGCGCTCCTTGTGCCGACGGAAATTCTCGCCGAGCAGCACCATCACACGCTCGCGCGATTGTTCGGGCCGTTGGGCATTGTGCCGGTGCTGTTGACTGGGTCGCTGGGCGCCACCGCGCGACGAGATGCCCATGAAGCGATCGCCTCGGGGACGGCGCGGCTGATCGTCGGCACGCACGCCTTATTGACCGCCAGTGTCGCATTCAGCGATCTGGGTATGATCGTGATCGACGAGCAGCATCGCTTCGGGGTTGCGCAGCGCCAAACCTTGGTCTCCAAGGGACATCGGCCCGACCTGCTGGTCATGACCGCGACACCGATCCCGCGCACACTGGCCATGACCTACTACGGTGACCTTGATGTTTCGATTCTCAACGAGTTGCCGCCGCGCAAGGGGACGACCCAAACGGTCTGGCGGTCCGAGGAAGCGCGCGAGAAAATCTACGAGTTCATTGCTCAAACGACGGCCGATCAGAATGTCGTCTATATCGTCTATCCATTGGTCGAAGAGTCCGAAAAGCTCGATTTGAAGGCGGCGGTCGCCGGTTTCGAACATCTCCGGGAGCGATTTGCCGATCGCCGCGTCGGCCTCATCCATGGCCGGACGCCGGTCGTCGAGCGCTCCGAGACGATGCGCCGATTCTACCGTGGCGCCATCGACATCCTCGTGGCGACGACCGTGATCGAAGTCGGAGTGGATGCCCCCGATGCCCGGTTGATGGTCATCGAAAACGCCGACCGATTCGGTCTGTCACAATTGCACCAACTGCGTGGGCGGATCGGTCGCGGGCCGGGGCGCTCGATTTGCGTGCTCATGCTGGGCCGTGATCCGACCCCGATCGCGAAGGAGCGCCTCGAAGTCATGTGCGCCACCGCCGACGGATTCCAAATCGCCGAAGCCGATCTGCGCTTGCGGGGACCGGGCGAGATTCTCGGAACGCGGCAACACGGACTGCCGGCATTCCGCATCGCCGATCTGGAAGGCGACGCGGAGCTGGTCGATCCCGCCCGACGCCTCGCATTCGAAATCGTCTCGGGCCGACGACCGGTCGCACCGCCCGTCCGGGCACGGCTCGAATCCGAGTGGCGACGACGCACACAGAATCAGTCCGGCTTCGTCGAAGCCGGATAA
- a CDS encoding DUF1844 domain-containing protein codes for MDQTPTLDVHLMGLIISLQTAAIMQMGKTIHPATGKIERDLDSARHSIDLLEMLRRKTQGNLAPEESQLLDHVLYELRMNFVEEMNKPIETAPSVAEADSPPTDASPQSDTPI; via the coding sequence ATGGATCAGACGCCGACACTCGACGTACACCTGATGGGGTTGATCATCTCGTTGCAAACGGCCGCCATCATGCAGATGGGCAAGACGATCCATCCGGCGACCGGCAAGATCGAACGGGACTTGGACTCGGCACGTCACTCCATCGATCTGCTCGAGATGCTGCGACGCAAGACACAGGGGAACCTGGCCCCCGAAGAGAGTCAGCTCCTCGATCATGTTCTCTATGAATTGCGGATGAACTTTGTCGAAGAAATGAACAAACCGATTGAAACAGCGCCATCCGTGGCCGAAGCAGACTCACCGCCGACGGACGCGTCACCGCAGAGCGATACGCCGATATGA